A window of Oncorhynchus kisutch isolate 150728-3 linkage group LG10, Okis_V2, whole genome shotgun sequence contains these coding sequences:
- the LOC109893485 gene encoding glutaryl-CoA dehydrogenase, mitochondrial-like has product MWIKVHLPHSKWRQNLTIPDQLYAGACVNVCPPLPCQFGKDSTEAWVTDLQHCKLQLLSAMMRSAVCRLLVNPQRCAIISASISQGSAAPAQKDAEKASEKKAKAPKVQFNWRDGLELEGQLTEDEIMIRDSFRDYCQDKLMPRILMANRNEVFHRDIVSEMGELGVLGPTIKGYGCAGTSYVAYGLIAREVERVDSGYRSVMSVQSSLVMHPIYAYGTEEQKEKWLPRLARGEILGCFGLTEPNHGSDLSGMETRAKFNPSSRTFTLTGSKTWITNSPVADIAVVWAKCDDGKVSGFILERGMKGFTTPKIEGKFSLRASATGMIIMDEVEVPEENLLPKVSGMGGPFGCMNNARYGIAWGSLGAAEFCFHAARQYTLDRIQFGVPLARNQLMQKKMADMLTEITIGLQACLQLGRLIDAKKAAPEMISMLKRNSCGKSLDIARQARDMLGGNGISDEYHIIRHVMNLETVNTYEGTHDIHALILGRAITGLQSFTVNT; this is encoded by the exons ATGTGGATCAAGGTCCATTTGCCACACTCAAAATGGCGACAGAACCTAACCATTCCTGACCAACTTTACGCAGGTGCCTGTGTTAACGTTTGTCCTCCTCTACCTTGTCAATTTGGAAAGGACTCTACGGAGGCCTGGGTCACGGATCTCCAGCATTGTAAATTACAG CTACTCAGTGCCATGATGAGAAGCGCGGTGTGCCGTCTGCTGGTCAACCCCCAGAGATGTGCCATCATTTCAGCATCAATATCACAGGGATCAGCAGCGCCTGCACAAAAGG ATGCAGAGAAAGCTAGTGAGAAGAAAGCTAAAGCAC CCAAGGTTCAGTTTAACTGGCGGGATGGCCTGGAGCTGGAGGGTCAGCTGACTGAGGATGAGATCATGATCCGAGACTCGTTCCGGGATTACTGTCAGGACAAACTCATGCCCCGCATTCTGATGGCCAACAGAAATGAAG TGTTCCATCGAGACATTGTGTCAGAGATGGGGGAGCTGGGTGTCCTGGGCCCAACCATTAAAG GCTATGGCTGTGCTGGGACGAGCTATGTGGCCTACGGTTTGATCGCAAGGGAAGTGGAGAGGGTGGACAGCGGCTACCGCTCTGTCATGAGTGTGCAGTCCTCCTTGGTCATGCACCCTATCTACGCGTACGGTACCGAAGAGCAGAAGGAGAAGTGGCTGCCCAGGCTGG CTCGCGGAGAGATCCTGGGCTGTTTTGGGTTGACTGAGCCCAACCACGGCAGTGACCTCAGTGGCATGGAGACCCGGGCTAAGTTCAACCCCTCCAGCCGCACCTTCACTCTCACTGGCTCCAAGACCTG GATCACCAACTCCCCTGTGGCGGACATCGCTGTGGTCTGGGCCAAGTGTGACGATGGGAAGGTGAGTGGCTTCATCCTGGAGCGCGGTATGAAGGGCTTCACCACACCCAAGATCGAGGGCAAGTTTTCCCTGAGGGCATCTGCCACTGGCATGATCATCATGGATGAGGTGGAGGTTCCTGAGGAGAACCTGCTGCCCAAAGTCTCTGGCATGGGG GGTCCCTTTGGTTGCATGAACAATGCCCGGTATGGCATCGCCTGGGGTTCACTAGGTGCTGCAGAGTTCTGCTTCCACGCGGCTCGTCAGTACACACTAGACAG AATCCAGTTTGGAGTACCCCTCGCCAGAAACCAGCTGATGCAGAAAAAGATGGCTGACATGTTGACAGAAATCACCATTGGCCTGCAGGCCTGTCTACAACTGGGGAGACTCATCGATGCCAAAAA GGCAGCCCCTGAGATGATCTCTATGCTAAAGAGGAACAGCTGTGGGAAGTCCCTGGACATCGCCCGGCAGGCCAGAGACATGCTGGGAGGAAACGGCATCTCTGACGAGTACCACATCATCCGCCATGTTATGAACCTGGAGACCGTCAACACATACGAAG GTACCCATGACATCCATGCCCTGATCCTGGGCAGAGCCATCACTGGACTGCAGTCTTTCACTGTTAATACCTAA
- the LOC109892269 gene encoding synaptonemal complex central element protein 2 → MSQLFFGKPAPTFQSTPKPGHHPSSPKDPEQGHGPDQDIPDETFSFVTLDESHGQQSEDSGIDISNISNRRNVHNSTSSELPGEETTTVLSSTIEEIGKKAQDLIERINQSRAMDQEIMTTFENKLMNKVSEVCQQVKEQMFSSYEEHGCGMEANLQELSEVLERSSQLSMELQGASQTLSAINNSLQQTAEN, encoded by the exons ATGTCCCAGCTCTTCTTTGGAAAGCCAGCCCCTACGTTTCAGTCTACACCAAAACCGGGTCATCATCCCTCATCACCCAAG GACCCTGAACAAGGACATGGGCCAGACCAGGACATCCCTGATGAGACATTTTCATTTGTGACACTGGATGAAAGCCATGGACAGCAAAG TGAGGACTCCGGCATCGACATTTCAAACATCTCCAATAGACGTAACGTACACAACAGTACTTCCAGTGAGCTCCCAGGTGAGGAGACTACAACTGTTCTCAGTTCAACGATAGAGGAGATAGGGAAGAAGGCCCAGGATCTGATAGAGAGAATAAACCAGAGCCGAGCCATGGACCAGGAAATCATGACCACCTTTGAGAACAAGTTAATGAATAAG GTGAGCGAGGTGTGCCAGCAGGTGAAGGAGCAGATGTTCAGCAGCTATGAGGAGCATGGCTGTGGGATGGAGGCCAATTTGCAAGAGCTGTCGGAGGTGCTGGAGAGGAGCAGTCAGCTCAGTATGGAGCTGCAGGGAGCCAGTCAGACCTTATCAGCCATCAACAACAGCCTGCAACAGACAGCTGAGAACTGA